A genomic window from Peptococcus niger includes:
- the rd gene encoding rubredoxin → MDKYVCDLCGYVYDPAKGDADGGIEPGTAFADLPEDWVCPMCGADKSQFSKEE, encoded by the coding sequence ATGGACAAATATGTATGCGATCTTTGCGGTTATGTTTATGACCCTGCTAAAGGGGATGCTGACGGTGGTATTGAACCGGGTACAGCTTTTGCTGATCTTCCGGAAGATTGGGTTTGCCCGATGTGCGGCGCAGACAAGAGCCAATTCAGCAAAGAAGAATAA
- a CDS encoding (Fe-S)-binding protein codes for MKIHLFTQCMVDMFYPQVGIAAVEVLERLGCDIVVPEKQACCGQPMINSGYVQASKAAMKNTINAFEDAEYIVSLSGSCAFAMKHEYPQLFKDEPSWQMRAAKMADKIYEFTDFIVNVLGVTDVGARLNKKVTYHKSCHATRLLGITDQPLTLLKNVKGLEYIELDKADRCCGFGGTFSVKEAEISEQIVAEKAQYVINSGADVLCGADQACLMNIAGRLDRMKDMGQMPHPVKVMHIAEVLNCR; via the coding sequence ATGAAAATCCATTTGTTTACGCAATGCATGGTAGACATGTTCTACCCCCAAGTGGGCATTGCTGCTGTTGAGGTATTGGAGCGCCTCGGCTGCGACATCGTCGTTCCGGAAAAGCAGGCTTGCTGCGGACAACCGATGATCAATTCCGGCTATGTGCAAGCTTCCAAAGCCGCTATGAAAAACACAATTAACGCTTTTGAAGATGCTGAATACATTGTCAGTTTATCCGGCTCCTGTGCCTTCGCCATGAAGCACGAATACCCGCAGTTGTTTAAAGACGAGCCGTCCTGGCAAATGCGGGCCGCTAAAATGGCCGATAAAATTTACGAATTCACGGACTTTATTGTCAATGTCCTGGGCGTCACCGATGTCGGCGCTCGCCTGAACAAAAAGGTAACCTACCACAAAAGTTGCCATGCCACCCGCCTCTTAGGCATTACTGACCAGCCTTTAACCTTATTGAAAAATGTCAAAGGCTTAGAATACATTGAACTTGATAAAGCCGATCGCTGCTGTGGTTTCGGCGGGACCTTCTCAGTCAAAGAGGCTGAGATTTCCGAACAAATCGTTGCCGAAAAAGCACAATATGTCATCAACAGCGGTGCCGACGTCCTCTGCGGCGCCGACCAGGCTTGCCTGATGAATATTGCCGGCCGTCTGGACCGCATGAAAGATATGGGTCAGATGCCGCATCCGGTCAAGGTGATGCACATTGCAGAGGTGTTGAACTGCCGTTAA
- the murA gene encoding UDP-N-acetylglucosamine 1-carboxyvinyltransferase: MEKIVVSGQQKLSGEVAISGAKNAVLPIIVATLLTEDQCTLYDVPHLADVQTISEVLQSLGAGVNYHGHTMVIDGAGVSQTEAPYEYVQKMRASVLIMGPLLARFGKVNLSMPGGCAIGTRPIDLHLKGLELLGATIHIDEDGVHAESDGRLKGNDIFLRVPSVGATENLMMAASLAEGCTRIENAAEEPEIVDLANMLNAMGADIRGAGTSMIRINGVPRLHGAAHTIIPDRIEAGSYLLAGAITKSRIKVTNCIAEHLRPVLDKIIESGAEVIVNEEAMTVEVIGGEHILPVDIKTMPYPGFPTDMQSQFMAYMCMAEGASHFTETIFENRFMHVDELRKMGANIQIDGKNAFVNGVPSLYGADVKATDLRAGAALLIAALAAQGETTIGQLHHLDRGYEDLIGKFRQLGAKIQRVEM, translated from the coding sequence TTGGAAAAAATTGTCGTATCCGGTCAACAGAAGCTATCCGGGGAAGTTGCCATCAGCGGGGCAAAAAATGCCGTGTTGCCGATTATTGTGGCCACGCTTTTAACGGAAGACCAATGTACCCTATATGATGTGCCGCATCTGGCGGACGTACAAACCATCTCCGAAGTGCTGCAGTCTTTGGGAGCCGGGGTTAACTATCACGGCCATACCATGGTTATAGACGGTGCCGGCGTTTCTCAAACAGAAGCACCCTATGAATATGTACAAAAAATGCGCGCTTCCGTGTTGATTATGGGGCCGCTTTTGGCACGGTTTGGGAAAGTGAATCTGTCCATGCCCGGTGGATGTGCCATTGGGACGCGCCCGATTGATTTGCACTTGAAGGGCCTGGAGCTCTTAGGGGCCACCATCCATATTGATGAAGACGGCGTCCACGCAGAAAGCGATGGTCGTTTAAAAGGCAACGATATTTTTCTGCGGGTGCCCTCTGTAGGCGCTACAGAAAACTTAATGATGGCGGCCAGTTTGGCGGAAGGCTGTACGCGGATTGAAAATGCTGCGGAAGAACCGGAAATTGTGGACCTGGCCAATATGCTCAATGCCATGGGCGCAGATATCCGCGGCGCCGGCACCTCTATGATTCGCATTAACGGTGTCCCGCGCTTGCATGGGGCGGCGCATACCATTATTCCAGACCGTATTGAAGCCGGCAGTTACCTGTTGGCCGGTGCTATTACCAAAAGCCGGATCAAAGTGACCAATTGCATTGCTGAACACCTGCGGCCTGTCTTGGATAAAATTATTGAAAGCGGCGCAGAGGTTATTGTTAATGAAGAGGCCATGACCGTCGAGGTCATCGGCGGAGAACATATTCTCCCGGTGGATATTAAAACCATGCCTTATCCCGGCTTTCCCACCGATATGCAGTCGCAGTTTATGGCCTATATGTGCATGGCGGAGGGCGCTTCTCATTTTACCGAAACCATATTTGAAAATCGTTTTATGCATGTTGATGAATTGCGAAAGATGGGGGCCAACATTCAAATTGACGGCAAAAATGCCTTTGTTAATGGCGTGCCGTCCCTCTATGGGGCCGATGTCAAGGCCACCGATTTACGTGCCGGCGCGGCCTTATTAATTGCAGCCTTGGCGGCTCAAGGCGAAACCACGATCGGCCAGCTGCACCATTTGGATAGGGGCTATGAGGATTTGATTGGTAAATTTAGGCAATTGGGTGCAAAAATTCAGCGTGTGGAGATGTAA
- a CDS encoding RrF2 family transcriptional regulator, with protein sequence MALNVTTDYAIRILLFLSANAPLGVSVTGKIIAEDMRIPYNYFLKIVPHLKRAGFIESFQGKNGGFALVRQPEDITLYDVIAAMDDDLVVSECLHNPAACGRNASSHCAVHNVFSDIQTNLDKHLKSVTLDQLQHNQQLIDDLKPVDG encoded by the coding sequence ATGGCTCTAAACGTTACAACTGATTATGCGATTCGTATTTTGCTGTTTTTATCCGCTAATGCCCCCTTGGGCGTCAGTGTGACCGGTAAAATTATCGCCGAAGACATGCGTATTCCTTATAATTATTTTTTGAAAATTGTCCCTCACCTAAAACGCGCCGGCTTTATCGAATCTTTCCAAGGCAAAAATGGCGGTTTCGCTTTAGTGCGCCAACCCGAAGATATCACCTTGTACGATGTCATTGCCGCCATGGACGATGATCTTGTGGTCAGCGAATGCCTGCACAACCCCGCCGCCTGCGGACGCAATGCGTCCAGCCATTGCGCCGTACACAATGTTTTTTCGGATATCCAGACCAACCTTGATAAACACTTGAAAAGCGTAACCCTAGACCAGCTCCAGCACAACCAGCAACTTATAGATGACTTAAAGCCAGTTGATGGCTAG